The following nucleotide sequence is from Capricornis sumatraensis isolate serow.1 chromosome 5, serow.2, whole genome shotgun sequence.
tctgctataaagaatataatcaatctgatttcagtattgaccatctggtgagggtCAATATTGATAAGCTCTATTTACCCACAATAGatgtatgtaatttaaaatttcaacaaTAGCAGATCTGTTTCCTCAGTCACTACAGAATTATTGTCTCAACTATGTAGCccaatagagaaggcaatggcaacccactccagtactcttgcctggaaaatcccatggacggaggagcctggtaggctgcagtccatggagtcgctaggagtcggacacgactaaacgacttcactttcacttttcactctcatacattggagaaggaaatggcaacccactccagtgctcttgcctggagaatcccagcgacaggggagcctggtgggctgctgtctatggggtcgcacagaatcggacacaactgaagcgacttagcagcagcagcagcagcatgtagccCGATGACCATCAAACCCACTTCAAACATTTTATGTTACAATAAATCATAAGGCACCCATTATTGCTTCTAAATATTAGAGTACTTTTACAATAAGAACATCAAATTTATCTTCCTTCATgcaatttgaaaaataagactAGGTTAGCTCTATGTGGCATGTGCAAATTTCAGGACAGTTTTCACACATCTCACCATGTGGTTGTTTTTCTTCCATATTGAGAGTCTCCATGCAGGACCATTGTGTCTCCTCCATTCATGCTTTCTTTCTGTTTGAGTCTGGGTTGTTAGTGCTTTTTAATGAGCACTCTTTCATAGGATAGGATGCTAACTACTGCCCCCAGGATTTCTCGAATTCAATTTTTAAACCTGGAGTTTTTCgaaaacaaaatgtatatattattttgttaaatggaaaaaaactatggttaaaaaaaaaagttttaaacatgAAAATGCTACTTCATCACAGCAACACAGGAGAGGCATTTAGTGGGAATTAGAATAATAAATAGAAGATATCAAAGAAGGAATCCTCTGTGAAAATACTTCACCTGGCTTAGAAGACTTGGAATGATTTATATATTCAGTAGAGTAAGAAATCAGGGTTGGGAATGGTTTCAACTTAATctaaacactttttttcttttctttgtaaacTATAGCTGACTTGCCTTCACTCCACAGCCTCTGATGTGGACATGGCTGTTGCCCAGGACATCAGTCTGAGGATCGTGCTGGTCGGGAAGGTCAGAAGTGGGAAAAGTGCGACTGCAAACACCATCCTCGGGGAAAAAGTATTCGACTCCAGGATTTCTGCGCAAGCTGTTACCAAAACTTGTCAGAAAGCATCCCGGAAATGGAAGGGGAGAGACGTTCTCGTTGTTGACACCCCAGGGTTCTTTGACACCAGGGAGAGTCTGAGCACCACCTGCAGGGAAATCAGCCAATGTGTCCTCGCCTCCTGTCCCGGGCCTCATGCCATCATCTTGGTCATGAGGCTGGGCCGCTACACACGGGAAGAGCAGCAAACTGTGGAGTTGGTCAAGACTTTGTTTGGGGAAGCAGCCATGAAGTATATGATCATCTTGTTCACTCACAAAGAGTGGCTGGAGGACCAGAGCCTGAGCGACTTTTTGAAGGATGCAGATGTAAACCTACGAAGCCTCCTCCAGGAGTGTGGAGACCGCTGCTATGCCATCAGTAACTGCAGAAGCACAGAGGAGGCTGAGAAGGAAGCTCAGGTGCAGGAGCTGGTGGAGCTGATAGACAAGATGGTGCAGAACAACCAAGGGGCTTACTTTTCTGACCCCATTTACAAAGGCACATTTGAAAACCTGAGAAAGCTGGAGGAAGTCTTGAAAAGAGATGCTGATCAATTAATAATAGAAATCCAAAAAGTGGAAAAGGAGTGTGCTCAAGCATGCAAGAAGATTATTCAGGACAAAGAGAACAAAATTAAATCACTAAATATGGAatatgaagaaaaactaagaaacaTTTGGAAGGAGGCTCAAGACAATATATTTAGCCATGTATATGATGAAATTATGAAGCTCCTTTCAAGAATATTCCCTTTGTTGAAGAAGTAACTATTTTTTCAGTTTACTATGGTTAGCAAAGCATCTCTCCAGCTCACTCCCTATTGCTCTccatgcctccctcccctccaacaAATACCAAGTACAAAATTGCTTAGTTTGAGCTCTGGTTCATTGGACATGGTTCAAAGACTCAAATGAAAGGAATTACAAGGCTGAAATGCATCTTGCATTGAGCATTAGCACTACCTGGAACCACATTACACAGGCCCCTTTTAAATATTGTGTAAATATCAGCAAAGCTTCCAGTCCTCCCCAGCAGCATTGTTCTCTGGTTTATGAGAGATGAgatgataaatgtttgttgtttttagccactaagttttgggtaatttgttacacagcagtagataactAGTACAAGGTGTAatgtatgtttatgtgtatatacaaaatatttctttaaatattggcCACTCTGCTTGCCACTGGGGAAAGGAATTTCAGATTCTGGGAATCAGGGGTGGGAGGAAACTTACTTTTGACTATAGACCTTTTAATCTATTTCAGTATGTATTTTATCCAACAAATGAACAAAGAGACAAATAATAACATTTGCAATAGCCTCAAATAAACAATAATTTCAATGGCCCATTTCAAAATCGGTTGTCTTATTtgtctctgctttccttttctaGGTGCTGGCTTAAAGTTCTTCTGCCTATAAATTTAGATCACCCTGTGCCAGAATGTTCCATTTCCCCCTGCAGATCCACTCTCTTCCCTTTTAGGTCCTTTGGCCCTGCCAGGAACCACATCCTGGGGTGCAATGTTCTCTGACTCTCTCTCAGACACCACCAGTGGGGAGGCCAACAGAGGATCCATGGGAGCCAGAGAATTAGATGAGGACATTTGTCTCCTGGATCCCTCTCTGCCCAGTCCTATCTGACCAGCTGTCACCTCCAACCAAAGGTCCAGCCACAGGCATTGGAGGCTCTCGGATCTGACCAGTAAAGTACACCTGTGCAGGAGTCCTGTCCTGCCAAGCCTGTGGTGTGTCTGAAGCAAAACTCCTGACTGTTTCCAGAGATCATAGCTTGACCTGagaatgaattttaattttcaaaaatgccCAGTCAAGTGATTCAGGTAAATGGTAAAGCTGTAAGAGGtagccataaaataaaaagactaatTCTCTTTTAGGATCCCTAACTCTAAAGTCAATGTTTCTGGAAAAGTTTCAAATGTGTTGTGAGAAGTGGAAAGAGGGTTAGAACACAGGCTATAGCTCAACGGGGACAAGTTTGAAGGATGGTAATAATttgacaaaaacaaaagaaagctttgttttaaaaaagtaattgttGCAAATGCATGCATAATCTCTAATATGTTTCTTAACACAATGGTCTTGTTTACCATTTGTTTGTCTAGATTTCtagaaaaacttaaaagaatCAGATATTTAAAGGACACAATTTGGGAAATATCAAGAAAGTATTTCTTCCCATACAATTAATAATGCCATTGCTTTCTTTGCTACCTGAAATTCTATAGcttgtttatttatctttttttattatcatctattcatttatattttcaaatttattgccATCAAAATTTATGGcacagaattctttttaaaaatgttttaatctcCTTGAATATATACCTGCAATCCTTTTTATAATGCTTAGTATTTTTATTGTGTTCACTGTCCTTTGTATTTCAATCAATATTAGCAGAACtttgtcagtccttccaaagaattaaCTTTAGTTTTCAAATTTTGATATGCTTGTTTGTGCTGTcttatatttcattaatttctgttcctttctttatTATATCCTTTCTTCTAAGTTCATTGGTCTTACTCTGCTCTTCTTTTTTATTGCCTTCTTATATTGAAGATTATGAATTTTCATCTAaatattgctgttgctgttgttcagttgccaactcatgtccgactcttcgagactccatggacagcagcacctcaggcttccctgtccctcaccatcactCATAGCTTGCCCAGGTTCACATCCATGgcatcagggatgccatccaaacatctcatcctctgttgccctcttctcctgcctcagtctttcctagcattaaggtcttttcaaatgagttggctcttcacaccaggcaGCCAAActattgagcttcagcttcagcatcagtccttccaacgagtattcagaatttatctcctttaggattgactgatttgattttcttgctttacaaacgactctcaagagtcttctccaacaccacagttcaaaagtatcaattatttggcactctgccttctttatggtccaactctcacagctgtacgtgactactggaaagaccatagccttaactatacAGGTCCTTGTCAGCAAAgagatatctttgctttttaacacactgtctgtAGCTTAGTCCAAAAGTTTTATCTCGTTGTTATTCAGTTCTCCATCTAGTTTCATTCATTAAGAGAATTACAAACTGCTCTGATTTCTAATAAAACATGAATTCCCTCTACTCCATTTTCACTTACATCTTTAAAATTTCAGTAAGAAGTCTATCAATGAGCAGGAAATATAAAGGTAGTTTAAGGACATACACAGGGGATGAAGGGGGGCAGGCACAGAATGGGGTGGGAGCCCTGGTTTATCCACACACGGCACTGACTTGAACTTCACACCAGTTCTAACTGGGTGGTCTTCCTTCAGCCTTCCCTGCAGGGCCAGGGCAGGGTGATgtgcagagaagcagaaaaggcaGGTGGGGTGGGATTCAAGTCTGAGATTCTCAGAACCCCCAGCAGGGCCCTACTCCCTGAAGAACTATCAGCTGCCTTTTCACCTGGCCAGTCCCTGTAACACAGGCCGGCTTCCTGCTGCTCTCCTCCCCTAGCCCCTGACTTCTGTTTCATGCATTCTGGGTCCCACACAAATCACTGCTTTGTTTTACCCTCTATGTCCTGTGCTGAGACTCTCCCCCCGACTAGGCTGAGATCTCCTCTTATAAACACCAGTGCCCAGAGCTGACCACATAGAAGGTGTGCAGTGAATACTGGTGTGAAGGAATGTGataaaatggaacaaaatggaaagaggaGGGAAGGGTGGAATGGACAGAGCCTGTCCAGTCCATGAGCAGAGGCAGGACTTTCCATTGACTCCTGCAGGGAACCCCTTGCTCATGAGGACTTTTGTGTGGACACCATGCCCTCCATGTCCCTTATGAGATATAAACTTGCTGACAAATAGTAGccatgggcaaaaaaaaaatgtgtgaaatGCTCGTCTTGTGTGTGGTCCTGTTCTTTGGGCTGCCCCCACTGCACCCACACCCCATCCCTCCTTACAGTCTAACCAGGACCCCTTCCCTGACAGACATCCCCCGGGCCTCCTCTCCTCTCACTGCTTCAGGTCCCCAGGGCTTTTTGAGCTGAGGTTTGAGTGATGCATTAAGGTCCCTTCTTGTCCTCAGCATCCAGGTTTTTCTGGCCAAAGCCTCAGGACCTCCtgaccaggctccctctgtcttcCAGAGCCAGATCATCTAGAAGGGCTACCTGAGGTGTGCCAGGAAGACACCAGCAATGGTTTCCACACCCTCTCTCTTTGGGAACCAAGACACCAAAAGGGAGCTTGTGAGCTCTGGGTTTGCAGGGGTGAAGATTGGGAGATGAGGCATTGCCCTCAGAAATAGAATCTCACAGAGGAAGATGTAAAGATAAGCCAGATGTTCTAGAAAGTTCTCCTATGGTGTTTTCTGGTCACAGGCCAAGATATGGGAGTTCTCATCACAGAGCCATACAATGCATTTTACAGTGTCCTGCTCCATGGTCAATGGTATTCTGTTTCCTAAAATTTCATCAAACTTGGATTACTTTCTCTGGACTTTGGGATCCACAAAGTACCATGTTGCAGAAGATGATCATGATGGCAATGACTATCATCGTCTTTATCACTTTCCTACTTGTCCTTCTTCATGAAGcagtttatatttttgaaaatgctcttattttcattattttaagtttCTTCTGCAATCCCTGTGATATGGTCCAATTAGATATTACGATTCCTGTTAACATATTAGGAACATGAATTCAAATGCTATATTAAGGTAACACAGTTAGTTATGGAGTTGACATCTAATCCAGGCTTCTATTTTTCATATGTTCTCCTTcaaccagtcagttcagtcgctcagttgtgtccaattctttgctaccccatgggggtccatcaccaactccctgagcttgatcaaactcctgtccatcgagtcgatgatgccatccagctatatcatcctctgtcacccccttctcctcctgccttcaatctttcccagcatcagggtcttttctaaggagtcaactcttcac
It contains:
- the LOC138080419 gene encoding GTPase IMAP family member 7-like; amino-acid sequence: MAVAQDISLRIVLVGKVRSGKSATANTILGEKVFDSRISAQAVTKTCQKASRKWKGRDVLVVDTPGFFDTRESLSTTCREISQCVLASCPGPHAIILVMRLGRYTREEQQTVELVKTLFGEAAMKYMIILFTHKEWLEDQSLSDFLKDADVNLRSLLQECGDRCYAISNCRSTEEAEKEAQVQELVELIDKMVQNNQGAYFSDPIYKGTFENLRKLEEVLKRDADQLIIEIQKVEKECAQACKKIIQDKENKIKSLNMEYEEKLRNIWKEAQDNIFSHVYDEIMKLLSRIFPLLKK